Proteins co-encoded in one Salvelinus sp. IW2-2015 linkage group LG17, ASM291031v2, whole genome shotgun sequence genomic window:
- the LOC111976956 gene encoding hematopoietic progenitor cell antigen CD34-like isoform X3 has product MAVSMRRMNGSWRGMALALLLCTLPDEIHCQDSIDTPYTSDAKEGAAPTDAPGAAPADTPGAAPTDAPGAAPTDTPGAAPTDTPGAAPTDALGAAPTDGTGVTALTDDTQGTGTDATIEPQAPVDDKATTVANSTADNTAGTSTPVPDQDTAFTSMVPEHDPLATGDTSGTTAGPGVDTQGTEATDDPGAPVVLLGHQAPVFVLPIVECVDKEAVKDKDTVKVELASETSCPVTKRIMEDSAWCTGDCNLKLFQEENSNTLVLTRANGGVKELSESLNSHDIKGQLGVVEAAPQWGKHSSTVLVSLLITGLLLAAALIGGYCLKKHCRHNAKGMRLAEDAYPVDEENQGNTLVSVAPLNPLETREKPANGDSQEAAKTQPPPTNGHSTTNLADTEL; this is encoded by the exons CCAGATGAAATTCACTGTCAAGATTCCATTGATACACCTTATACATCCGATGCCAAAGAGGGTGCTGCACCCACAGACGCCCCAGGTGCTGCACCCGCAGACACACCGGGGGCTGCACCCACAGACGCCCCAGGTGCTGCACCCACAGACACACCGGGGGCTGCACCCACAGACACACCGGGAGCTGCACCCACAGACGCCCTGGGTGCTGCACCCACAGACGGAACAG GAGTCACAGCCCTCACAGACGACACTCAAGGTACTG GTACTGATGCCACCATCGAACCCCAAGCCCCTGTAGACGACAAGGCCACTACCGTCGCTAACTCCACAGCTGACAACACTGCTGGGACCAGTACTCCAGTACCAGACCAGGACACTGCCTTCACCTCCATGGTGCCAGAGCATGACCCCTTAGCCACAGGTGACACCTCTGGCACCACAGCTGGACCTGGTGTTGACACACAGGGCACTGAAGCTACTGATGACCCGGGTGCACCTGTTGTGCTACTGGGGCATCAGGCCCCTGTTTTTGTTCTT CCCATTGTTGAGTGTGTGGACAAGGAGGCAGTGAAGGACAAGGACACAGTCAAGGTGGAGCTTGCTTCAGAAACTAGCTGT CCAGTGACCAAGAGAATCATGGAGGATTCAGCCTGGTGCACAGGAGACTGCAACCTTAAACTGTTCCAGGAGGAGAACTCTAACACACTGGTTTTGACACGCGCTAATG GTGGAGTCAAAGAATTGTCAGAGAGCCTGAACAGCCATGACATCAAGGGCCAG CTGGGTGTGGTGGAGGCAGCTCCTCAGTGGGGTAAACACTCTTCCACCGTGCTGGTGTCTCTGCTCATCACTGGCCTGCTGCTGGCTGCTGCCCTCATCGGAGGCTACTGTCTGAAGAAACACTGCAGACACAACGCCAAGGGCATGAGGCTG GCTGAGGATGCGTACCCAGTGGATGAGGAGAACCAGGGGAACACCCTGGTGTCTGTGGCTCCTCTCAACCCCCTGGAGACCCGGGAGAAGCCTGCTAACGGTGATTCCCAAGAGGCCGCCAAGACCCAGCCCCCTCCCACCAACGGCCACTCCACCACCAACTTGGCAGACACAGAGCTGTGA
- the LOC111976956 gene encoding hematopoietic progenitor cell antigen CD34-like isoform X4, which yields MAVSMRRMNGSWRGMALALLLCTLLLHNEIHCQDSIDTPYTSDAKEGAAPTDAPGAAPADTPGAAPTDAPGAAPTDTPGAAPTDTPGAAPTDALGVTALTDDTQGTGTDATIEPQAPVDDKATTVANSTADNTAGTSTPVPDQDTAFTSMVPEHDPLATGDTSGTTAGPGVDTQGTEATDDPGAPVVLLGHQAPVFVLPIVECVDKEAVKDKDTVKVELASETSCPVTKRIMEDSAWCTGDCNLKLFQEENSNTLVLTRANGGVKELSESLNSHDIKGQLGVVEAAPQWGKHSSTVLVSLLITGLLLAAALIGGYCLKKHCRHNAKGMRLAEDAYPVDEENQGNTLVSVAPLNPLETREKPANGDSQEAAKTQPPPTNGHSTTNLADTEL from the exons ATGAAATTCACTGTCAAGATTCCATTGATACACCTTATACATCCGATGCCAAAGAGGGTGCTGCACCCACAGACGCCCCAGGTGCTGCACCCGCAGACACACCGGGGGCTGCACCCACAGACGCCCCAGGTGCTGCACCCACAGACACACCGGGGGCTGCACCCACAGACACACCGGGAGCTGCACCCACAGACGCCCTGG GAGTCACAGCCCTCACAGACGACACTCAAGGTACTG GTACTGATGCCACCATCGAACCCCAAGCCCCTGTAGACGACAAGGCCACTACCGTCGCTAACTCCACAGCTGACAACACTGCTGGGACCAGTACTCCAGTACCAGACCAGGACACTGCCTTCACCTCCATGGTGCCAGAGCATGACCCCTTAGCCACAGGTGACACCTCTGGCACCACAGCTGGACCTGGTGTTGACACACAGGGCACTGAAGCTACTGATGACCCGGGTGCACCTGTTGTGCTACTGGGGCATCAGGCCCCTGTTTTTGTTCTT CCCATTGTTGAGTGTGTGGACAAGGAGGCAGTGAAGGACAAGGACACAGTCAAGGTGGAGCTTGCTTCAGAAACTAGCTGT CCAGTGACCAAGAGAATCATGGAGGATTCAGCCTGGTGCACAGGAGACTGCAACCTTAAACTGTTCCAGGAGGAGAACTCTAACACACTGGTTTTGACACGCGCTAATG GTGGAGTCAAAGAATTGTCAGAGAGCCTGAACAGCCATGACATCAAGGGCCAG CTGGGTGTGGTGGAGGCAGCTCCTCAGTGGGGTAAACACTCTTCCACCGTGCTGGTGTCTCTGCTCATCACTGGCCTGCTGCTGGCTGCTGCCCTCATCGGAGGCTACTGTCTGAAGAAACACTGCAGACACAACGCCAAGGGCATGAGGCTG GCTGAGGATGCGTACCCAGTGGATGAGGAGAACCAGGGGAACACCCTGGTGTCTGTGGCTCCTCTCAACCCCCTGGAGACCCGGGAGAAGCCTGCTAACGGTGATTCCCAAGAGGCCGCCAAGACCCAGCCCCCTCCCACCAACGGCCACTCCACCACCAACTTGGCAGACACAGAGCTGTGA
- the LOC111976956 gene encoding hematopoietic progenitor cell antigen CD34-like isoform X2: MAVSMRRMNGSWRGMALALLLCTLLLHNEIHCQDSIDTPYTSDAKEGAAPTDAPGAAPADTPGAAPTDAPGAAPTDTPGAAPTDTPGAAPTDALGAAPTDGTGVTALTDDTQGTDATIEPQAPVDDKATTVANSTADNTAGTSTPVPDQDTAFTSMVPEHDPLATGDTSGTTAGPGVDTQGTEATDDPGAPVVLLGHQAPVFVLPIVECVDKEAVKDKDTVKVELASETSCPVTKRIMEDSAWCTGDCNLKLFQEENSNTLVLTRANGGVKELSESLNSHDIKGQLGVVEAAPQWGKHSSTVLVSLLITGLLLAAALIGGYCLKKHCRHNAKGMRLAEDAYPVDEENQGNTLVSVAPLNPLETREKPANGDSQEAAKTQPPPTNGHSTTNLADTEL, from the exons ATGAAATTCACTGTCAAGATTCCATTGATACACCTTATACATCCGATGCCAAAGAGGGTGCTGCACCCACAGACGCCCCAGGTGCTGCACCCGCAGACACACCGGGGGCTGCACCCACAGACGCCCCAGGTGCTGCACCCACAGACACACCGGGGGCTGCACCCACAGACACACCGGGAGCTGCACCCACAGACGCCCTGGGTGCTGCACCCACAGACGGAACAG GAGTCACAGCCCTCACAGACGACACTCAAG GTACTGATGCCACCATCGAACCCCAAGCCCCTGTAGACGACAAGGCCACTACCGTCGCTAACTCCACAGCTGACAACACTGCTGGGACCAGTACTCCAGTACCAGACCAGGACACTGCCTTCACCTCCATGGTGCCAGAGCATGACCCCTTAGCCACAGGTGACACCTCTGGCACCACAGCTGGACCTGGTGTTGACACACAGGGCACTGAAGCTACTGATGACCCGGGTGCACCTGTTGTGCTACTGGGGCATCAGGCCCCTGTTTTTGTTCTT CCCATTGTTGAGTGTGTGGACAAGGAGGCAGTGAAGGACAAGGACACAGTCAAGGTGGAGCTTGCTTCAGAAACTAGCTGT CCAGTGACCAAGAGAATCATGGAGGATTCAGCCTGGTGCACAGGAGACTGCAACCTTAAACTGTTCCAGGAGGAGAACTCTAACACACTGGTTTTGACACGCGCTAATG GTGGAGTCAAAGAATTGTCAGAGAGCCTGAACAGCCATGACATCAAGGGCCAG CTGGGTGTGGTGGAGGCAGCTCCTCAGTGGGGTAAACACTCTTCCACCGTGCTGGTGTCTCTGCTCATCACTGGCCTGCTGCTGGCTGCTGCCCTCATCGGAGGCTACTGTCTGAAGAAACACTGCAGACACAACGCCAAGGGCATGAGGCTG GCTGAGGATGCGTACCCAGTGGATGAGGAGAACCAGGGGAACACCCTGGTGTCTGTGGCTCCTCTCAACCCCCTGGAGACCCGGGAGAAGCCTGCTAACGGTGATTCCCAAGAGGCCGCCAAGACCCAGCCCCCTCCCACCAACGGCCACTCCACCACCAACTTGGCAGACACAGAGCTGTGA
- the LOC111976956 gene encoding hematopoietic progenitor cell antigen CD34-like isoform X5, which translates to MAVSMRRMNGSWRGMALALLLCTLLLHNEIHCQDSIDTPYTSDAKEGAAPTDAPGAAPADTPGAAPTDAPGVTALTDDTQGTGTDATIEPQAPVDDKATTVANSTADNTAGTSTPVPDQDTAFTSMVPEHDPLATGDTSGTTAGPGVDTQGTEATDDPGAPVVLLGHQAPVFVLPIVECVDKEAVKDKDTVKVELASETSCPVTKRIMEDSAWCTGDCNLKLFQEENSNTLVLTRANGGVKELSESLNSHDIKGQLGVVEAAPQWGKHSSTVLVSLLITGLLLAAALIGGYCLKKHCRHNAKGMRLAEDAYPVDEENQGNTLVSVAPLNPLETREKPANGDSQEAAKTQPPPTNGHSTTNLADTEL; encoded by the exons ATGAAATTCACTGTCAAGATTCCATTGATACACCTTATACATCCGATGCCAAAGAGGGTGCTGCACCCACAGACGCCCCAGGTGCTGCACCCGCAGACACACCGGGGGCTGCACCCACAGACGCCCCAG GAGTCACAGCCCTCACAGACGACACTCAAGGTACTG GTACTGATGCCACCATCGAACCCCAAGCCCCTGTAGACGACAAGGCCACTACCGTCGCTAACTCCACAGCTGACAACACTGCTGGGACCAGTACTCCAGTACCAGACCAGGACACTGCCTTCACCTCCATGGTGCCAGAGCATGACCCCTTAGCCACAGGTGACACCTCTGGCACCACAGCTGGACCTGGTGTTGACACACAGGGCACTGAAGCTACTGATGACCCGGGTGCACCTGTTGTGCTACTGGGGCATCAGGCCCCTGTTTTTGTTCTT CCCATTGTTGAGTGTGTGGACAAGGAGGCAGTGAAGGACAAGGACACAGTCAAGGTGGAGCTTGCTTCAGAAACTAGCTGT CCAGTGACCAAGAGAATCATGGAGGATTCAGCCTGGTGCACAGGAGACTGCAACCTTAAACTGTTCCAGGAGGAGAACTCTAACACACTGGTTTTGACACGCGCTAATG GTGGAGTCAAAGAATTGTCAGAGAGCCTGAACAGCCATGACATCAAGGGCCAG CTGGGTGTGGTGGAGGCAGCTCCTCAGTGGGGTAAACACTCTTCCACCGTGCTGGTGTCTCTGCTCATCACTGGCCTGCTGCTGGCTGCTGCCCTCATCGGAGGCTACTGTCTGAAGAAACACTGCAGACACAACGCCAAGGGCATGAGGCTG GCTGAGGATGCGTACCCAGTGGATGAGGAGAACCAGGGGAACACCCTGGTGTCTGTGGCTCCTCTCAACCCCCTGGAGACCCGGGAGAAGCCTGCTAACGGTGATTCCCAAGAGGCCGCCAAGACCCAGCCCCCTCCCACCAACGGCCACTCCACCACCAACTTGGCAGACACAGAGCTGTGA
- the LOC111976956 gene encoding hematopoietic progenitor cell antigen CD34-like isoform X6, protein MAVSMRRMNGSWRGMALALLLCTLLLHNEIHCQDSIDTPYTSDAKEGAAPTDAPGAAPADTPGAAPTDAPGVTALTDDTQGTDATIEPQAPVDDKATTVANSTADNTAGTSTPVPDQDTAFTSMVPEHDPLATGDTSGTTAGPGVDTQGTEATDDPGAPVVLLGHQAPVFVLPIVECVDKEAVKDKDTVKVELASETSCPVTKRIMEDSAWCTGDCNLKLFQEENSNTLVLTRANGGVKELSESLNSHDIKGQLGVVEAAPQWGKHSSTVLVSLLITGLLLAAALIGGYCLKKHCRHNAKGMRLAEDAYPVDEENQGNTLVSVAPLNPLETREKPANGDSQEAAKTQPPPTNGHSTTNLADTEL, encoded by the exons ATGAAATTCACTGTCAAGATTCCATTGATACACCTTATACATCCGATGCCAAAGAGGGTGCTGCACCCACAGACGCCCCAGGTGCTGCACCCGCAGACACACCGGGGGCTGCACCCACAGACGCCCCAG GAGTCACAGCCCTCACAGACGACACTCAAG GTACTGATGCCACCATCGAACCCCAAGCCCCTGTAGACGACAAGGCCACTACCGTCGCTAACTCCACAGCTGACAACACTGCTGGGACCAGTACTCCAGTACCAGACCAGGACACTGCCTTCACCTCCATGGTGCCAGAGCATGACCCCTTAGCCACAGGTGACACCTCTGGCACCACAGCTGGACCTGGTGTTGACACACAGGGCACTGAAGCTACTGATGACCCGGGTGCACCTGTTGTGCTACTGGGGCATCAGGCCCCTGTTTTTGTTCTT CCCATTGTTGAGTGTGTGGACAAGGAGGCAGTGAAGGACAAGGACACAGTCAAGGTGGAGCTTGCTTCAGAAACTAGCTGT CCAGTGACCAAGAGAATCATGGAGGATTCAGCCTGGTGCACAGGAGACTGCAACCTTAAACTGTTCCAGGAGGAGAACTCTAACACACTGGTTTTGACACGCGCTAATG GTGGAGTCAAAGAATTGTCAGAGAGCCTGAACAGCCATGACATCAAGGGCCAG CTGGGTGTGGTGGAGGCAGCTCCTCAGTGGGGTAAACACTCTTCCACCGTGCTGGTGTCTCTGCTCATCACTGGCCTGCTGCTGGCTGCTGCCCTCATCGGAGGCTACTGTCTGAAGAAACACTGCAGACACAACGCCAAGGGCATGAGGCTG GCTGAGGATGCGTACCCAGTGGATGAGGAGAACCAGGGGAACACCCTGGTGTCTGTGGCTCCTCTCAACCCCCTGGAGACCCGGGAGAAGCCTGCTAACGGTGATTCCCAAGAGGCCGCCAAGACCCAGCCCCCTCCCACCAACGGCCACTCCACCACCAACTTGGCAGACACAGAGCTGTGA
- the LOC111976956 gene encoding hematopoietic progenitor cell antigen CD34-like isoform X7, with protein MAVSMRRMNGSWRGMALALLLCTLLLHNEIHCQDSIDTPYTSDAKEGAAPTDAPGAAPADTPGAAPTDAPGTDATIEPQAPVDDKATTVANSTADNTAGTSTPVPDQDTAFTSMVPEHDPLATGDTSGTTAGPGVDTQGTEATDDPGAPVVLLGHQAPVFVLPIVECVDKEAVKDKDTVKVELASETSCPVTKRIMEDSAWCTGDCNLKLFQEENSNTLVLTRANGGVKELSESLNSHDIKGQLGVVEAAPQWGKHSSTVLVSLLITGLLLAAALIGGYCLKKHCRHNAKGMRLAEDAYPVDEENQGNTLVSVAPLNPLETREKPANGDSQEAAKTQPPPTNGHSTTNLADTEL; from the exons ATGAAATTCACTGTCAAGATTCCATTGATACACCTTATACATCCGATGCCAAAGAGGGTGCTGCACCCACAGACGCCCCAGGTGCTGCACCCGCAGACACACCGGGGGCTGCACCCACAGACGCCCCAG GTACTGATGCCACCATCGAACCCCAAGCCCCTGTAGACGACAAGGCCACTACCGTCGCTAACTCCACAGCTGACAACACTGCTGGGACCAGTACTCCAGTACCAGACCAGGACACTGCCTTCACCTCCATGGTGCCAGAGCATGACCCCTTAGCCACAGGTGACACCTCTGGCACCACAGCTGGACCTGGTGTTGACACACAGGGCACTGAAGCTACTGATGACCCGGGTGCACCTGTTGTGCTACTGGGGCATCAGGCCCCTGTTTTTGTTCTT CCCATTGTTGAGTGTGTGGACAAGGAGGCAGTGAAGGACAAGGACACAGTCAAGGTGGAGCTTGCTTCAGAAACTAGCTGT CCAGTGACCAAGAGAATCATGGAGGATTCAGCCTGGTGCACAGGAGACTGCAACCTTAAACTGTTCCAGGAGGAGAACTCTAACACACTGGTTTTGACACGCGCTAATG GTGGAGTCAAAGAATTGTCAGAGAGCCTGAACAGCCATGACATCAAGGGCCAG CTGGGTGTGGTGGAGGCAGCTCCTCAGTGGGGTAAACACTCTTCCACCGTGCTGGTGTCTCTGCTCATCACTGGCCTGCTGCTGGCTGCTGCCCTCATCGGAGGCTACTGTCTGAAGAAACACTGCAGACACAACGCCAAGGGCATGAGGCTG GCTGAGGATGCGTACCCAGTGGATGAGGAGAACCAGGGGAACACCCTGGTGTCTGTGGCTCCTCTCAACCCCCTGGAGACCCGGGAGAAGCCTGCTAACGGTGATTCCCAAGAGGCCGCCAAGACCCAGCCCCCTCCCACCAACGGCCACTCCACCACCAACTTGGCAGACACAGAGCTGTGA
- the LOC111976956 gene encoding hematopoietic progenitor cell antigen CD34-like isoform X1, which yields MAVSMRRMNGSWRGMALALLLCTLLLHNEIHCQDSIDTPYTSDAKEGAAPTDAPGAAPADTPGAAPTDAPGAAPTDTPGAAPTDTPGAAPTDALGAAPTDGTGVTALTDDTQGTGTDATIEPQAPVDDKATTVANSTADNTAGTSTPVPDQDTAFTSMVPEHDPLATGDTSGTTAGPGVDTQGTEATDDPGAPVVLLGHQAPVFVLPIVECVDKEAVKDKDTVKVELASETSCPVTKRIMEDSAWCTGDCNLKLFQEENSNTLVLTRANGGVKELSESLNSHDIKGQLGVVEAAPQWGKHSSTVLVSLLITGLLLAAALIGGYCLKKHCRHNAKGMRLAEDAYPVDEENQGNTLVSVAPLNPLETREKPANGDSQEAAKTQPPPTNGHSTTNLADTEL from the exons ATGAAATTCACTGTCAAGATTCCATTGATACACCTTATACATCCGATGCCAAAGAGGGTGCTGCACCCACAGACGCCCCAGGTGCTGCACCCGCAGACACACCGGGGGCTGCACCCACAGACGCCCCAGGTGCTGCACCCACAGACACACCGGGGGCTGCACCCACAGACACACCGGGAGCTGCACCCACAGACGCCCTGGGTGCTGCACCCACAGACGGAACAG GAGTCACAGCCCTCACAGACGACACTCAAGGTACTG GTACTGATGCCACCATCGAACCCCAAGCCCCTGTAGACGACAAGGCCACTACCGTCGCTAACTCCACAGCTGACAACACTGCTGGGACCAGTACTCCAGTACCAGACCAGGACACTGCCTTCACCTCCATGGTGCCAGAGCATGACCCCTTAGCCACAGGTGACACCTCTGGCACCACAGCTGGACCTGGTGTTGACACACAGGGCACTGAAGCTACTGATGACCCGGGTGCACCTGTTGTGCTACTGGGGCATCAGGCCCCTGTTTTTGTTCTT CCCATTGTTGAGTGTGTGGACAAGGAGGCAGTGAAGGACAAGGACACAGTCAAGGTGGAGCTTGCTTCAGAAACTAGCTGT CCAGTGACCAAGAGAATCATGGAGGATTCAGCCTGGTGCACAGGAGACTGCAACCTTAAACTGTTCCAGGAGGAGAACTCTAACACACTGGTTTTGACACGCGCTAATG GTGGAGTCAAAGAATTGTCAGAGAGCCTGAACAGCCATGACATCAAGGGCCAG CTGGGTGTGGTGGAGGCAGCTCCTCAGTGGGGTAAACACTCTTCCACCGTGCTGGTGTCTCTGCTCATCACTGGCCTGCTGCTGGCTGCTGCCCTCATCGGAGGCTACTGTCTGAAGAAACACTGCAGACACAACGCCAAGGGCATGAGGCTG GCTGAGGATGCGTACCCAGTGGATGAGGAGAACCAGGGGAACACCCTGGTGTCTGTGGCTCCTCTCAACCCCCTGGAGACCCGGGAGAAGCCTGCTAACGGTGATTCCCAAGAGGCCGCCAAGACCCAGCCCCCTCCCACCAACGGCCACTCCACCACCAACTTGGCAGACACAGAGCTGTGA